One window of Phycodurus eques isolate BA_2022a chromosome 8, UOR_Pequ_1.1, whole genome shotgun sequence genomic DNA carries:
- the LOC133406796 gene encoding sentrin-specific protease 5-like isoform X1, translating into MAAHQAERGLPRRVTVAGPKRRGHDVRTPGRGRGRGKGRGRGRGTGRNIHDTPQRKSGDKLMRIIDFDLTEDELAEVEDGNDMHKGMKVSNPPSESIAPSRVCVSLLDGDVLESGQICFPEMTTPATFASKQQTVIGFKQGVENAVLVNSKNAQTLSVLVSHEEHMNCTLDASQMENGDSVILSETEPENETLEDKSSMSEPRNGTLGSSGESASPSKPGSPQNHDSEMDVVLDCDRTDPLSIGLSPTLSNGNAISPADHNPRSTPMETDSANPAIVSSHFPISVCSTQYCCALRDHMLYCHPGTWEKEEKPIKNMSEETKVQEMEGDTQSDDSLERLINLVHEFLEIFYIKYGSFIPLSETDVLEYLKTNGNCNDFSNTGLNIQKEMARYKAALASAPVAGFMVMYNKHTLSLEDLATLEEQNWINDQIINTYGDLIMEAAQHNVHFFNSFFHKQLDAKGYEGVKRWTKKVDLFSKWLLLIPIHLEIHWSLVTVNMATKTINYFDSQGIVFRHTADNIMKYLQSEAQEKKQTNFLKGWKIAINKGIPQQKNDSDCGVFVLEYCRCLSVKKPLLFSQDDMPRIRKRIYKELCDRQLNS; encoded by the exons ATGGCCGCACATCAGGCCGAAAGAGGACTCCCAAGACGTGTGACTGTTGCTGGCCCCAAGAGAAGGGGACATGATGTCAGAACTCCAGGcagagggagagggaggggaAAGGGACGAGGCAGAGGAAGAGGCACTGGAAGAAACATCCATGACACCCCACAACGGAAAAGCGGGGACAAGCTCATGAGAAtaattgactttgacttgacagAGGATGAGTTGGCGGAAGTGGAGGATGGAAATGACATGCATAAGGGTATGAAAGTATCAAATCCACCGTCGGAGTCAATAGCTCCTTCACGTGTCTGTGTTTCTTTACTGGATGGGGATGTCTTGGAAAGCGGTCAGATATGTTTCCCAGAAATGACAACGCCAGCTACGTTTGCTTCGAAACAGCAAACGGTAATTGGATTTAAACAAGGTGTTGAAAATGCCGTTCTTGTCAATTCTAAAAATGCCCAAACCCTGTCAGTGTTGGTGTCGCATGAGGAGCATATGAACTGTACATTGGATGCATCACAGATGGAAAATGGAGATTCAGTTATTTTGTCTGAAACAGAACCTGAAAACGAGACACTTGAGGACAAAAGTAGCATGAGTGAACCAAGAAATGGAACACTTGGCTCATCAGGAGAGTCAGCCTCCCCTTCAAAGCCAGGAAGTCCTCAGAACCACGACTCAGAGATGGATGTAGTACTCGATTGTGACAGAACGGACCCATTGTCTATAGGTCTGTCACCTACTCTGTCCAATGGGAATGCCATATCACCCGCAGACCACAATCCCAGGTCCACACCCATGGAAACGGATAGCGCAAATCCAGCTATTGTTTCTTCTCATTTTCCTATTTCAGTATGCAGTACACAGTACTGCTGCGCACTAAGAGACCACATGTTGTACTGTCACCCCGGAACTTGGGAGAAAGAGGAAAAGCCTATTAAGAATATGTCAGAAGAAACAAAAGTACAAGAGATGGAAGGAGACACACAAAGTGATGATAGCCTGGAGAGACTTATTAATCTGGTCCATG AGTTTTTGGAGATCTTCTACATAAAATATGGCAGTTTCATTCCCCTCAGTGAGACAGATGTCCTTGAATACCTGAAGACGAACGGCAACTGCAACGACTTCAGCAACAC gGGATTAAATATCCAAAAGGAGATGGCGCGCTATAAGGCAGCACTAGCCTCTGCACCTGTTGCTGGCTTTATGGTCATGTATAACAAGCATACGTTGAGCCTGGAGGATCTTGCCACGCTGGAGGAACAGAACTGGATAAATGACCAG ATTATCAACACGTATGGAGACTTGATTATGGAAGCAGCTCAGCATAAT GTTCATTTTTTCAATAGTTTCTTCCACAAGCAGTTGGATGCCAAGGGCTACGAAGGTGTAAAGAGATGGACCAAAAAA GTGGATTTGTTCTCCAAGTGGCTCCTGCTAATTCCCATCCACTTGGAAATCCATTGGTCTCTCGTCACTGTGAACATGGCAACTAAGACCATCAATTACTTTGACAGCCAAGGCATCGTCTTCCGACACACTGCAGAT AACATAATGAAGTACCTTCAGTCAGAAGCTCAAGAGAAGAAACAAACTAATTTCCTGAAAGGTTGGAAGATTGCGATCAACAAG GGTATTCCTCAGCAGAAAAATGACAGTGACTGTGGTGTTTTTGTCCTTGAG TATTGCCGATGTCTCTCGGTGAAGAAACCTCTGCTCTTCAGTCAGGACGACATGCCTCGCATTCGCAAACGAATCTATAAGGAGCTGTGTGACCGACAACTCAACTCTTAA
- the LOC133406796 gene encoding sentrin-specific protease 5-like isoform X2, with translation MAAHQAERGLPRRVTVAGPKRRGHDVRTPGRGRGRGKGRGRGRGTGRNIHDTPQRKSGDKLMRIIDFDLTEDELAEVEDGNDMHKGMKVSNPPSESIAPSRVCVSLLDGDVLESGQICFPEMTTPATFASKQQTVIGFKQGVENAVLVNSKNAQTLSVLVSHEEHMNCTLDASQMENGDSVILSETEPENETLEDKSSMSEPRNGTLGSSGESASPSKPGSPQNHDSEMDVVLDCDRTDPLSIGLSPTLSNGNAISPADHNPRSTPMETDSANPAIVSSHFPISVCSTQYCCALRDHMLYCHPGTWEKEEKPIKNMSEETKVQEMEGDTQSDDSLERLINLVHEFLEIFYIKYGSFIPLSETDVLEYLKTNGNCNDFSNTGLNIQKEMARYKAALASAPVAGFMVMYNKHTLSLEDLATLEEQNWINDQIINTYGDLIMEAAQHNVHFFNSFFHKQLDAKGYEGVKRWTKKVDLFSKWLLLIPIHLEIHWSLVTVNMATKTINYFDSQGIVFRHTADRKCVCGPLLEHNEVPSVRSSREETN, from the exons ATGGCCGCACATCAGGCCGAAAGAGGACTCCCAAGACGTGTGACTGTTGCTGGCCCCAAGAGAAGGGGACATGATGTCAGAACTCCAGGcagagggagagggaggggaAAGGGACGAGGCAGAGGAAGAGGCACTGGAAGAAACATCCATGACACCCCACAACGGAAAAGCGGGGACAAGCTCATGAGAAtaattgactttgacttgacagAGGATGAGTTGGCGGAAGTGGAGGATGGAAATGACATGCATAAGGGTATGAAAGTATCAAATCCACCGTCGGAGTCAATAGCTCCTTCACGTGTCTGTGTTTCTTTACTGGATGGGGATGTCTTGGAAAGCGGTCAGATATGTTTCCCAGAAATGACAACGCCAGCTACGTTTGCTTCGAAACAGCAAACGGTAATTGGATTTAAACAAGGTGTTGAAAATGCCGTTCTTGTCAATTCTAAAAATGCCCAAACCCTGTCAGTGTTGGTGTCGCATGAGGAGCATATGAACTGTACATTGGATGCATCACAGATGGAAAATGGAGATTCAGTTATTTTGTCTGAAACAGAACCTGAAAACGAGACACTTGAGGACAAAAGTAGCATGAGTGAACCAAGAAATGGAACACTTGGCTCATCAGGAGAGTCAGCCTCCCCTTCAAAGCCAGGAAGTCCTCAGAACCACGACTCAGAGATGGATGTAGTACTCGATTGTGACAGAACGGACCCATTGTCTATAGGTCTGTCACCTACTCTGTCCAATGGGAATGCCATATCACCCGCAGACCACAATCCCAGGTCCACACCCATGGAAACGGATAGCGCAAATCCAGCTATTGTTTCTTCTCATTTTCCTATTTCAGTATGCAGTACACAGTACTGCTGCGCACTAAGAGACCACATGTTGTACTGTCACCCCGGAACTTGGGAGAAAGAGGAAAAGCCTATTAAGAATATGTCAGAAGAAACAAAAGTACAAGAGATGGAAGGAGACACACAAAGTGATGATAGCCTGGAGAGACTTATTAATCTGGTCCATG AGTTTTTGGAGATCTTCTACATAAAATATGGCAGTTTCATTCCCCTCAGTGAGACAGATGTCCTTGAATACCTGAAGACGAACGGCAACTGCAACGACTTCAGCAACAC gGGATTAAATATCCAAAAGGAGATGGCGCGCTATAAGGCAGCACTAGCCTCTGCACCTGTTGCTGGCTTTATGGTCATGTATAACAAGCATACGTTGAGCCTGGAGGATCTTGCCACGCTGGAGGAACAGAACTGGATAAATGACCAG ATTATCAACACGTATGGAGACTTGATTATGGAAGCAGCTCAGCATAAT GTTCATTTTTTCAATAGTTTCTTCCACAAGCAGTTGGATGCCAAGGGCTACGAAGGTGTAAAGAGATGGACCAAAAAA GTGGATTTGTTCTCCAAGTGGCTCCTGCTAATTCCCATCCACTTGGAAATCCATTGGTCTCTCGTCACTGTGAACATGGCAACTAAGACCATCAATTACTTTGACAGCCAAGGCATCGTCTTCCGACACACTGCAGAT agaaaatgtgtgtgtggtccTTTGTTAGAACATAATGAAGTACCTTCAGTCAGAAGCTCAAGAGAAGAAACAAACTAA